A genomic window from Thunnus thynnus chromosome 12, fThuThy2.1, whole genome shotgun sequence includes:
- the ubxn7 gene encoding UBX domain-containing protein 7, producing MRHIYVVVCGGKMAALGDTSAPGVNGLIQQFTAITGATESVGKHMLEACNNNLEMAVTMFLDGGGIAEEPSTSSSSTASSSRAPPSDEVRAPIPQKQDILVEPEPLFGVPKRRRPARSIFDGFRDFQTETIRQEQELRNGGTVDKKLSTLADLFRPPIELMHKGSFETAKDCGQMENKWLMINIQNVQDFACQCLNRDVWSNDAVKTIIREHFIFWQVYHDSEEGQRYIQFYKLNKFPYISILDPRTGQKMVEWNQLDVASFLEQASGFLAEHGQLDGPSCHAPPAKRARSESLIDASEDSQLEAAIRASLQETHYESSNVPDAPDSPRSDDDSDAEPFSDSEGPISVDGSDSEMPEPQEEKSSASKHTPAPPATSAQQRLHPDNSSSCHRKSPYKENNHNHKKEESKKNHLEPSAAVPRHPPPDADSVGNSCTATAESAGPSKISTTKTCDVDCPDDNGPKARLMLRYPDGQREQISLSSKAKLLALVRHVQSKGYPNERFELVTNFPRRKLAHLDYDITLQEAGLCPQETVFVQERN from the exons ATGCGCCacatttatgttgttgtttgtggcGGTAAGATGGCGGCGCTCGGAGACACCTCAGCTCCGGGGGTGAACGGGTTAATACAACAATTCACAGCAATAACAg GGGCCACAGAGAGTGTTGGAAAACATATGTTGGAAGCATGCAACAACAACCTGGAGATGGCAGTCACCATGTTTCTGGATGGAGGCGGGATAGCAGAGGAGCCCAGCACCAGCTCTAGTTCGACAGCTTCGAGCAGCAGAGCTCCCCCCTCAGA TGAAGTTCGAGCGCCCATTCCCCAGAAGCAGGACATACTGGTTGAACCAGAACCACTGTTTGGAG TGCCAAAGCGAAGAAGACCCGCTCGATCTATATTTGATGGCTTCAGGGACTTCCAGACAGAAACAA tCCGCCAGGAACAGGAGCTGCGTAACGGTGGCACGGTGGATAAGAAACTGAGCACCCTGGCAGACCTTTTCCGTCCTCCCATTGAGCTCATGCACAAAGGCAGCTTTGAGACG GCAAAAGACTGCGGCCAAATGGAGAACAAGTGGTTAATGATCAACATTCAAAATGTTCAGGACTTTGCCTGCCAGTGCCTGAACAGAGACGTGTGGAGTAACGATGCAGTGAAGACCATCATCAGAGAACACTTCATATTCTGGCAG gTATATCATGACAGTGAAGAGGGACAAAGATACATCCAGTTCTATAAACTGAACAAGTTTCCCTATATTTCCATCCTCGACCCCCGTACAG GTCAGAAAATGGTGGAGTGGAACCAGCTGGATGTGGCATCGTTCTTGGAGCAGGCGTCTGGCTTCCTGGCAGAGCACGGGCAGCTCGACGGACCGTCCTGTCACGCACCCCCTGCCAAACGAGCTCGCTCT GAGAGTCTGATTGATGCCAGTGAAGACAGTCAGCTGGAGGCAGCAATCCGAGCCTCCCTACAGGAGACCCACTATGAGTCCTCAAATGTCCCTGACGCCCCAGATTCCCCGCGATCAGATGACGACTCTGATGCAGAGCCTTTCTCTGACAGCGAGGGTCCCATCTCTGTGGATGGCTCGGACAGTGAAATGCCAGAACCCCAGGAAGAGAAAAGTTCTGCCAGCAAACACACCCCAGCCCCTCCCGCCACTTCGGCTCAGCAACGTCTTCACCCCGATAATTCGTCTTCTTGCCACAGAAAGTCTCCCTACAAAGAAAACAACCACAATCACAAGAAAGAGGAGAGCAAAAAGAACCACCTGGAGCCCTCAGCTGCCGTTCCTCGTCATCCTCCGCCTGACGCAGATTCTGTGGGGAACTCCTGTACAGCAACAGCTGAAAGCGCGGGGCCTTCGAAAATCAGCACCACCAAAACCTGTGACGTAGACTGCCCTGATGACAACG GTCCCAAGGCCAGATTGATGCTCCGTTACCCAGATGGACAGAGAGAACAAATTTCCTTGTCTTCTAAAGCAAAACTTTTG GCACTGGTAAGACACGTCCAGTCCAAGGGCTACCCTAACGAACGCTTCGAACTTGTCACCAACTTTCCCAGAAGGAAGCTCGCCCACTTGGACTATGACATCACACTGCAGGAGGCGGGGCTTTGTCCACAGGAGACTGTATTTGTGCAGGAGAGGAACTAG
- the tfa gene encoding transferrin-a, which translates to MKPLLLLALLGCIASVFAAPAEKVRWCVKSDQELLKCRQLAAKAPAFSCVKKESTIDCIIAIKATEADAITLDGGDIYTAGLHNYDLQPIIAEDYGPSSDTCYYAVAVVKKGTGFGLRDLQGKKTCHTGLGKSAGWNMPIGTLVSLGILQWAGVEDKPVEEAVSSFFQASCAPGATRGSKLCQLCKGDCSRSHKEPYYDYGGAFQCLVEDAGEVAFVKHLTVPESEKAHYELLCKDGTRAPIDSYSTCHLAKVPAHAVVTRKDQQLADLIWTSLSSVEGFDLFSSADYAPAKNLLFKDSTVKLVQLPPGTDSFLYLGADYMSVVRSLKKEQTPGASSSAIKWCAVGHAETAKCDTWSISSMGEDGTAIECQTGPSVEECLKKIMRKDADAMAVDGGQVFTAGKCGLVPAMVEQYDQAQCSASSPAAASSYYAVAVVKKGSGVTWETLQGKRSCHTGIGRTAGWNIPMGLIHKRTQDCDFTKFFSSGCAPGAEPTSPFCSQCAGSGKAVGDESKCKASADEQYYGYAGAFRCLVEDAGDVAFIKHTIVPENSDGSGPAWARDVKSADYELICPGKGPVPISEYASCYLAIVPAHAVVTRPESHSDVVRILQDQQTKFGISGSDASFRMFQSDGGKNLLFKDSTKCLQVIQAGTSYDQFLGVMYMDAMGSLRQCPDTASDLEKSCTFHSCQQKK; encoded by the exons ATGAAGCCTCTCCTCCTACTGGCGCTGCTCGGCTGCATCG CCTCGGTGTTCGCGGCCCCTGCTGAAAAGGTGAGATGGTGCGTCAAGTCCGACCAAGAATTACTGAAATGTCGGCAGCTCGCAGCCAAAGCTCCTGCTTTCTCCTGCGTGAAGAAAGAAAGCACCATCGACTGCATCATTGCAATTAAG GCTACTGAAGCAGATGCCATCACTTTGGACGGTGGCGACATCTACACAGCTGGACTGCACAACTACGACCTGCAGCCCATTATTGCTGAGGACTACGGTCCCT CTTCGGACACCTGTTACTATGCCGTTGCCGTGGTGAAGAAGGGCACTGGATTTGGCCTCAGAGACCTCCAGGGAAAGAAAACCTGCCACACTGGCTTGGGAAAATCTGCAGGCTGGAACATGCCAATAGGAACTCTGGTGTCCTTGGGTATACTGCAATGGGCAGGCGTTGAGGACAAACCAGTGGAGGAGG CGGTGAGCAGCTTCTTCCAGGCCAGCTGCGCCCCGGGGGCCACAAGAGGCTCCAAATTGTGCCAACTGTGCAAGGGAGACTGCTCCAGGTCCCACAAGGAGCCTTACTATGACTACGGCGGTGCCTTCCA GTGCCTGGTAGAAGACGCTGGAGAGGTGGCTTTTGTGAAGCATCTCACTGTACCTG AGTCTGAAAAGGCCCACTACGAGCTGCTGTGCAAGGATGGCACCAGAGCACCCATCGACAGCTACAGCACCTGCCACCTGGCCAAAGTACCAGCTCATGCTGTTGTCACCCGCAAGGATCAACAGCTGGCCGATTTAATCTGGACAAGCCTCAGCTCAGTGGAG GGCTTTGACCTCTTCTCATCTGCCGACTATGCGCCTGCCAAGAACCTGCTTTTCAAGGACTCAACTGTGAAGCTGGTGCAGCTGCCCCCAGGCACAGACTCCTTCCTGTATTTGGGCGCCGATTACATGAGCGTTGTCCGTTCCCTCAAGAAAG AGCAGACCCCAGGCGCTTCATCCTCTGCCATTAAATGGTGCGCTGTGGGTCACGCTGAGACGGCAAAGTGTGACACGTGGAGTATCAGCAGTATGGGGGAAGACGGCACCGCCATTGAATGCCAGACTGGCCCCTCAGTTGAAGAGTGTCTGAAGAAGATTATG CGTAAAGACGCTGATGCAATGGCAGTGGATGGAGGACAAGTGTTCACAGCTGGGAAGTGCGGTCTGGTTCCTGCTATGGTGGAGCAGTATGATCAAG cACAATGCAGCGCCTCAAGCCCCGCTGCAG CTTCCTCTTACtatgctgttgctgttgtgaaGAAGGGCTCGGGTGTGACTTGGGAAACCCTGCAGGGCAAGAGGTCTTGCCACACTGGTATCGGCAGAACAGCTGGCTGGAACATCCCCATGGGTCTAATCCACAAAAGGACTCAAGACTGTGACTTCA CTAAGTTCTTCAGTAGCGGCTGCGCCCCCGGAGCAGAACCCACCTCTCCATTCTGTTCTCAGTGTGCCGGGAGTGGCAAAGCTGTGGGAGATGAGTCCAAGTGCAAAGCCAGTGCTGACGAGCAGTACTACGGCTATGCTGGGGCCTTTAG ATGTCTTGTTGAGGATGCCGGCGATGTTGCCTTCATCAAACACACAATCGTTCCAGAAAACAGTGATG GTTCTGGTCCAGCATGGGCTCGTGACGTGAAGTCTGCTGACTATGAGCTGATCTGCCCTGGGAAGGGTCCAGTTCCAATCAGTGAATACGCCTCTTGCTACCTGGCTATCGTGCCAGCACATGCTGTGGTAACACGTCCAGAAAGCCACAGTGACGTTGTCCGCATTCTCCAGGACCAGCAG ACCAAGTTTGGTATCAGTGGCAGTGACGCTTCATTCAGAATGTTCCAGTCCGATGGAGGAAAAAACCTCCTCTTCAAGGACTCCACTAAGTGTCTCCAGGTGATTCAAGCTGGAACATCATATGACCAGTTCTTGGGAGTTATGTACATGGACGCCATGGGTTCGCTCAGGCAGTGCCCTGACACCGCCTCAG ATCTGGAGAAATCTTGCACTTTCCATTCCTGTCAGCAAAAAAAATAG